From the genome of Ignavibacteria bacterium:
CGGCGATTGCGATACCTTTGAATGTTGATCCCGGTTCATAGACATCGGAAATGGCTCTGTTTCTTCTTGTATCATCCGAGAATTTCATATAGAGTTCAGGATCATACGATGGATAATTAGCCAGCGCAAGCACTTCCCCCGTATTCGGGTCCATCACTATTCCGGTTGCATTCTCGGCTTTGGCGGCCTTTACCCCCGCTTCAAGCTCCATTTCGAGAGCTCTTTGAATTGCCCGGTCGATGGTTAAGCCTATGTTGTCACCCGGTACCGCATCTTTGTAATTTTCCTCGAGCACCGACATCACGGCACCGGTTCCATCCTTCAACACGAATCGGCTTCCCTCTTTCCCTTTTAACAGGTCGTTGAAGCTTGATTCGATACCATCAGTTCCCTTACCCTCCCGGTTCACAAATCCCGTTATGTGGGATGCCAGTGATTTGTACTCATACACGCGTGTAGGGTCAGGTTCGTAAAATAGTCCGTCCTTTACAACATTTTTAAGCTTTAATGCTTTCTTCGCATCGACCTTCTTTAAAATGCAAAAAGTTTTGTTCGACGAGTCAATCTTCGCTTTCAGTTCAGCGTAATTCAACTCGAGCGAATCTGCGAGTATTTTTGCGATGACCGAATCCTTTTTATATTTCCTCGCAAGCTTCGGATCAACAAAGAACGATATTTCATTTTTGGTATAGACAAGTATGGTACCATTCCTGTCAAAAATCGATCCCCGTTCAGGCAGAAGAGGTTCAATCCCTACCTGCTGTTTGTTTGCAAAATAGGAATAGTCCTCAGCCTTCACCACTTGAATAAAAATCAGTCTGGTGAGCAAAACCCCTAAAAACAGGGTCATTACCCCGATGATGAGAAGGATTCTGTTAGTGCTCATTTAACAGATTAATCCTTTCTTCCAAATCCTCAACCTGCTCCCGTGAAATGGTAATTGGAGCTGTTGTATCATTTGCAACTGTAAGATTGAGTTTGGATTCAGCCAGAGGGACGAGAAATTCTTTTGACACCAGCTTGTCGAGGATTGCCTTGTTGGAATTGATTCCGGAGAGTTCAACTTTGATCTCCGATTTAAGGTCATCAATTTGTTTCGACAATTTGTTGCTTTCGATATTCATACTGATATAAAAATACGCCATCACTGCAATGACAATTGCAAAGGAGAGATATAACGCGATATTTTTTTTGTATGACTTCTTCATGTTCAGATTTTTTCAGCCGCTCTGAGTTTTCCGCTTCTTGCTCTTCTGTTAGCCTCCACTTCGGCAACGGAAGGAGAAACGGGCTTTTTCGTCAAAATCTTAAGAGAGGGTTTTTTATTGCAGATGCAAACCGGAAAATTCGGCGGACATATACAACCCTTTTCTTCCTCTCTAAAAAATTCCTTTACAATCCGGTCCTCAAGAGAATGATAGGTAAGTATCACAATCCTCCCGCCCGGTTTCAGAAGTGTAATCGATTCCTTCAAAAATTCTTTTAAGGAATCAAGCTCCCCGTTCACCTCAATACGAAGAGCTTGAAACACTCTGGACAATCTTTTAAACAAAAACCTTTGAGGTGTAACAGTTTCCAACAGTTTTGCGAGATCGGTTGTGGTCTTGAACGGCTTTATTTGTCGCTGTTTTACGATCAACTTAGCCAGAAATCCACTTTGTATCTCCTCGCCATATTCCCTGAAGATCCTTGCGAGCTCTTCCGGTTCTGCATTGTTTACTATTGCAGAGGCAGGTTTTCCCTCTGACTTGCTCATCCTCAAATCGAGGGGTGCTGTAACTCTGTAGGAAAATCCCTCGTCGCTTTCATCGAGCTGGTAGGAAGAAACACCAAGATCTGCAAAAATCCCGGAAAACGCATCAACCTGTTCCAGCCTGGCAGCTATCCCAATTTTGGTAAAATTAAAATTGTAGAGCCTGACCCGGCTGTCAGTTGAAAACTCTTCCATCGATTTATTGAAGACTGTTTGATCTAGATCTGTTCCAATTATTATAGCATCCGAATCAAGTTTCTCAAGAAACCTTTTCGTATGTCCACCGAAACCAAATGTACCGTCGAAGTACGCTCCGTCTTTGTCTGTTATTAAATATTCTACAGACTCTTTCAGGAGAACAGGACTATGAAACTTGTCCATTTATTTGCATCACATTTTCGGCAATGTTTTCAAAGCTGTCCACAGAAGCCTTTTCATATTGCTCGTAGATCGCAGGATTCCAGAATTCGATTCTGTTCAGTGAACCCAATACCAGCACTTCCTTCTCAATTTTGGAATATTCAAGGAGATGCGGCGGGATAATTACTCTTGACTGACCATCCATAGTCTGCTCTTCAGCGCTGTGAAGAAAGATTCGAATGAATCTCGCATGACTTTTATTGTACTGGTTCAACTTTGAGAGATTATCCTCGATCTTTGCAAATAAATCTTTAGGATACAGATCGATACAATGACCTACCTCATCCAGACCCACACCTTTGGTTAGTACCAGGGTGTTCTCAGCAGCCGGACTGATAAACTTCTTCAGCTTCGAAGGAATACTGATTCGGTTTTTGGAATCTAGAGTATGTAAAAAGTGTCCTTTGAACACTCAGGCGGTCCTTTTGTTTGTTTTTGGTTTGTTTTGTGGGCAGTTTACCCACTTTTCCACACTTCACCCCAAAACTTACTTATTTTTTAGCAAATAGTCAAGCAAATTTTAAATTATTTTAAAATAATTTTACAGACGAAACTTTTAATTGTAGTCAGGATAATGATTTACAGGTTTTATCGAAGAACTTGTGGAGTGGACTGTTCTTATGTGGGGCAAATTCCCATGAAATCACGGGAATTTGGAATTTTGGACTTTGGAGATGAATTTTTACTTCTTTTTGAGCTTTGCCATATAGAAACCATCAAAACCGGAGTCTGCCGGAGAAATTGATTTTGACTCGACCAATTCAAACTCATCTTTGCGTGTAGCGAGAAATTTCTTTATCTGACGCTCATTCTCTGAGGGAAGGATACTACAGGTAACATATACGAGAGTGCCTCCCTTCTTCACCATCGTGGAATGAAGGGAAAGTATCTCCTCCTGAGTTTTTATCAGCTCTTCAATTCTCTCTTTTTTGAGTTTCCATTTGGCATCGGGGTTTCTTTTCAGGACACCAAGCCCCGAGCAGGGTACATCAAGCAGAACAAGATCAGCACTTTCAGAAAGCCTTTTGATTACCTTCGAACTGTCAATCAATCGTGTCTCTATTATCGAAACTCCGTTTCGCTTGGCTCTTTTCTTAAGCTCAAATAATTTTTTATCCTCGATATCGAGCGAGAGTATTTTCCCTTTGTTTTTCATTACTGCTGCCAGATGAAGAGATTTGCCACCTGCTCCGGCACATGAATCGATCACTCTCATACCCGGCTGTACTCCGGTAAAGTATGCCACCATTTGAGATGATGCATCCTGAATCTCGAAAAATCCCTTTTTAAATTCATCAGTAAGAAAAATGTTTTTTCTGTTCTCGAGAATAAGCGCATCAGGGAATGCGGGATTTTCTTTTACAGGTATATCCTGTTCGGCAAGTTTTTCAGTCAGATATCTTTTGTTTGTCCTGAGTGAATTGACCCTGATTATGACTTCCGCCTGTTTGTTCAGGGCAATAAGTTCCTTTTCCCACCGTGCTCCCAGTTCCTGCTCCCCAAGGGCATCTAGCCAGTCGGGCACGGATTCCCTTATTTTTCTGATCTGTTTCCCTTCCTCGAACCGTTGCAGAAGTTTTTCTTTTTTCAACCCTGTACCGTCGAGCATTACCTCATCTATCTGGTGATTCAGGAAAAGATAGGCCGTCACAATTTTTCTGATTTGCTCCTCATTTTCTGTCCCGGTGGATGCTGCATAAGCAAGGAGTCTGAGATGCCTTATTATTTCGTATGACGATTCTGCTATAAATTTCCTGTCTCTGCCTCCCCACTTCGGATTGGTTTTAAGTACATAATAGATAACGGAATCGCTGTATCTGTTCTCCAGAATGGTCATCGTCGTGATCTTGATTACAGCTTCTACAAGGTTTTTATGGATTTTTTTCATCAGGTGGGACTGTCCGGCTCCGGATTGATTCTAAAAAAGAGTGAAAAATAAAGTAAATTTGATATGACTAATTTAACAGATTAACAGCAAGTAACCGAATTATGAAAAAACCCGGAACATTTTTAGGACTTACCCTGACTCTTGGCATTCTGCTTGCCATGTTTCTTGCGAAGATTGTTGTCGATGCTTTAATAACAGGAGTAATTGTCATTGGACTGGCACTACTGATCGGCATCTTTTTGGAATACTTCAAATTTATGAGGAAATGATGGCATACTATCCCCTTTTCCTGCTCTCGGTTTTCCTGTTTTCAATCACGATTTCACAGCAGCCGACAGTTGCAGTCGCACAACCCGGTAAAGTAAAGACAGAGTCTGTTGATACATCGGATCTGTTCCTGAAGTCGGAGCTTGAATCGATGGTAAAACTTAAACTAATCACCAACAAGCAGAAGGAGAAGCTTTCCGAAATCCTGAAAGCTGTGGAAGTGGAGTATCTCGACACAAACAGTGTCAGACAGAAAGGATGGTTGATTACCCACAAAGATGTCGCTCAAACGATATCAAAAATATTCAAACAACTGGCTGACTCGGGCTTTATAATCGAAAGAATCGAGCCAATGAGTAAATATAAATGGTCGGACAGCAGCTCTATGGCAAACAACAATACCTCCTGCTTTAATTACCGGCTTGTATCCGGAACCCGGAGCATCAGCAAACACGCCAATGGACTTGCAATAGATATAAATCCTTTCTGGAACCCCTTTGTCTCCGGGAAACATATCTCTCCGAAAGGTGCCAAGTATGACATTAAGAGACCCGGCACCATCCACAAAAAATCATTTATCTATAAAATCTTTAAGGAAAATGGCTGGACCTGGGGTGGTGAATGGATCCCTTACCAGGATTACCAGCACTTCTTTTATGATAAAATAAGGGTAAAAAGTTTTTAAATTTTTGTTAATGTATTACTTTTATTAAACCGGTTTAACAATTAGTCAAAAAAGATAAATAGATTGCTTTCAAGAAAGTAACACTTGAAATATTTATTTAAAAATTTTATTTAATTTTTAGCTTGACTGAGACGGCCCCACGCAGGTCTCCGGGTTTAAAATTTACGGCTTTATCATCGGGATATTTTTCAGCCAAAATCTTTTTGATCCCTTCAGGTATTTGTTCTTCTGTGCCATGACAAACCACACACTCCTCCGAGAGTAAAATCGGTTTAACCAGGTGCAGGGTTCTTTCATTTCCATTCTTTTCGACTCTGTAAAGTACGGTATCTTTATTGAAGGTGCTCCCTTTCATCATGTTTTCAAATTCCTTTAGCCACATCATCTCACCAGCATCGGGAACATTCTTGTCATTTCTGTTCAGGAAAGCGACTCTCCGGATGTCAATTGATTTCTCCCGTGAATATTTGTTCGTAAATTCCTGTGCCGTATCTGAACAAACAGTCAATGCTGCTTCCGGACCGCCACTTTTCATCTCTTTTACAAGTATACTCTTCAACTCTTTTAAATATCCATTGGCGGCGGATAAAGCCTCTTTTTTTGCCGCCTCGAGGGCTGCATCCTTCTTAGGTTCAACTTTTCTGATGCATCCTGTCAGCAAAAACGCTGTCAGAATTGTCAGCACAATCAAGTTACGCATAATTTCTCCTTTGTTATGGTAATTGGATGTTTAAAAATAAAAGAGGTTGCTTCTATTTTTCATAAAAACAACCTCAAAATAAGTAATTAATCAATTACACGATGAATTTGCCGCGCTTTGTATAATGAGTATGCAACAATTCATGCGACTTGTGACTGCAAGGACCCTCGGGAATGAACCTGGCATAGAACTCTGCCACATGTGTATTCTCGTGAGATTTCCTTATTGGAAGTTCTTCCTCTTCCTGATAGATAGCCTTGGCGCGTGCCTTACGAATCTTTTCATTGGTAGGTACGGGCATTCCACCACCACCAAGACAGCCACCCGGACATGCCATGATTTCGATGAAATGTACATCGTAAAGTTCTCCGGCTTTCAGCATTTCCATCACCTTTTTGGCATTGGCAGTACCGTGTGCAACGAGGAACTTAAGCTCGACGCCTTCGAGGAAAGCCCAGTCGGGCACACAACCTTCAAGCACCACGGATGATTGCTTGATGCCTTCAAAGCCTCTGACGGCTTCTATACGAAGCTTGTCGAACGGTACTTCTCTGCCTGTGATAAGTTCATAAGCGGTACGAAGTGCTGCTTCCATAACACCACCGGTAGCACCGAAGATGAGTCCTGCTCCCGATCCGATTCCGAACGGGTCATCGAATTCTGATTTGGGAAGTGACGGAACCATCATTCCTGCTTCCTTTATCATCTTGGCCATTTCACGGGCTGTAAGTCCATAATCCACATCTTTGTAACCTGATGCATTCATCTCGGGACGGTTGCATTCAAACTTCTTTGCGGAGCATGGCATCAGAGCAACACTGACAACATCTGCAGGATCCACTCCGGCCTGTTCGGCATAAAATGTTTTGATGATGGCACCAAACATCTGTTGAGGCGATTTAGCCGATGAAAGGTGATCGAGATATTCAGGATAGAAATGCTCGATATACTTTACCCAGCCGGGAGAACATGAAGTGAACTGAGGCAGTTTGACATCCGTATCACCATCAACTATTGCTTTTTTAAGTCTGGTAAGGAGCTCTGTCCCCTCTTCCATGATCGTTAAATCGGCTGTAAAGTTGGTGTCAAACACTTTGTCGAATCCAACGCGCTTCAATGCTGTATTCAACTGCTTGGTTACCGAAGTGCCGGGTTCCAACCCGAATTCCTCACCAATGGCAGCACGAGGAGATGGAGCGGTTTGAATAACCACATGTTTCGTAGGATCCTCGATTGCTCTGAATATTTCGTCTGAAGGATCATTTGCATATAATGCTCCGGTAGGACATCTGTTGATGCACTGCCCGCAATTTATACAAACAACATCAGCAAGCGGTTTTTCCATAAAAGTGGAAATGTGAGTGTGTGGACCTCTTCCAATAACATCGAGAGTACCCACCTCCTGTAAATCGATACAGGTTCTTACACAACGGCGGCAGTTAACACATTTGTCCATATCCCTGACAACGGAAAATGACGATCTGTCGACATCAAATTTGCTGACTGTTTCATGTCCAAAAGTAAAGCTGTCCACTCCCATCTCTTTGGCAAGAGTTTGAAGTTCGCAGTTGCCATTCTTTACACACGCGTAACATTCACCCACATGCTCACTGAGCAGCAATTCCATTATGTGTTTTCTTGCTTTTCTGACAGCAATGGTTGATGTCTTAACTTTAAGCGGAGCCGTAATGGGGTATGAACACGATGCCTGTAATGTCCTCATTCCCTCCACATCCACCAGACACAAACGGCAATGACCACCAATTCCGAGATCATCATGATTACACAAGGTCGGGATATGAATGTCAGCCATTTGACAGGCTTCGAGAATGGTCGTCCCAAAAGGAACATTCATCGTTTTACTGTTTATTTGTACAGATACGGTGCCACCAATGGTCTCGGTATTTTCCGGTGCTTTCGGAACAAATGTCTTATGACTCATCGGAGCACGGGATGTCTTTAAGTGTTTCATTGGTAAACTCCTTCTCCTTTGGAATGAAATATCTCGTCTTTGAAGTCTTCCAGAATTGAAAGAAACGGATTGGGGCTGCTTTGTCCCAGACCACATTTTGAAGCAACTCGCATCGTCTGCCCGAGGTCCTTCAGGTTGTTGATATGGGCAAATGTATACTCATTTCTCTCGATCATCTCCACACCTTCCAGCAGTTTCTGGTTCCCGAGTCTGCATGGGGTGCACTGTCCGCACGATTCTTCAACAAAAAATTCCATGAAGTTTTTCAGAACATAAAGCATGTCACGGCTTTCGTTGAATATCATTATCGAACCACCTGTGGCAGCATCTTCATAGGAAAGTTTTCTGTCAAATTTTGATTTTGGAATGCAAACTCCCGATGCTCCGCCTACCTGAACAGCCTTGGTGTTTTTTGCACCGACTTTTTCAAGCAGCTCATTTATGCTGATTCCCCAGTTGAGTTCGTAAACTCCGGGTTTCTCACAGTCGCCTGAAACGGAAAACAGCTTGGAACCGGACGATGCCGAAGTACCCAGCTCAGCATATTTTTCACCACCCTGGAGCACGATATGTGGCACAGCGGCGAGTGTCTCTACATTGTTCACGGTTGTGGGAGCACCGCAAAAGCCTGTATTTACAGGATATGGAGGGCGGTTTCTCGGTTCACCTCTCTGACCTTCGAGGGACTCTATCAAAGCGGTTTCCTCACCGCAAACATATGCTCCTGCTCCCATTACAATTGCGATATCAAAGTTGAAACCTTCTTTTCCAAGAATATTCTCTCCGAGCAGGTTGTTTTCGCGCATTTCAGTCAGGCAATCCTCGAGGAACTGTTTCATGTAGATGTATTCACCTCTAAGATAAATATATCCCTGAACAGCTCCGACAGTATATCCTCCAATTACCATTCCGTCGAGGATAAGGAAGGGGGAATTCATAAGGAGCACGCGGTCTTTGAATGTACCGGGCTCTCCTTCATCTGCGTTGCAAACGATGAATTTATCCTCGCCTTTAGCCGCTGCCACAAGCATCCATTTTGTTGAAGTGGGGAATCCGGCTCCGCCTCTTCCCTTCAGTCTGGAAGTCTTAAGCTCAAACAGGATATCCTCCCGGCTCATTTCAAGGGCTTTTTTTACTGATGATCCGGCGATGTAATCCGAAAAAAGGAGACTGGAAGTATGTATTGTATTTACTATGTCGTTATGCATTTTATCATCCTCCTCACTTGATCTCTCTTAAAATGGCACATGCTTTTTCAGGATCAAGTTTAGTGTAAACCCTGTCATTTACAATCATGGCAGGTCCTTGATCACACATACCGAGACAATTGGTAAATTCGAGTGTGATTTTCTGGTCTTTGCTGGTCTCGCCAAACTTTAATCCGAGCTCTCTCTCGATTGCTTTCTCGATGTTGCATTTGCCAGCCATATCGCAAATAATGGTACGGCACAAGCGAACAATGTTTCTGCCTTTAGGTTTGCAATTGAAAAATGAGTAGAACGAAACCACGCCAAAAACTTCCACGGGATGGATATCCAGCACCCGTGCCACTTCCTGTTGCGCAAAATCGGGGATGTAATTATATCTGTTCTGGATGTAATTGAGGAGTGGCATAAGAGCAGTACGATGGAATTCATACTGCTTTGCGAAATCCTCAATTTCCTGAGTCAAACTGTTTTTCTCTAATTCTAGCATCTCATCACCTCTTATTTCCTGTTTAAGAGTTTGAGAACTTTATCGATTAGCACATCGGCTGAAACAGGTTTTTCAACGAAATCGTCAACAGGAACCATGTCGCTTTTTCCAAACTCAAATCCGAGTGCTTTGGATACAGATGTGTACATCAAAATAGGGGTTTTTACACCTTCCCGGCGGAATTTCTGGGCGAGGAAAAATCCGTCATCAGGCTCCTGCATCATTACATCAAGAATGATGAGGGAAGGAGAATTTTCCTTCACTATTTTAAATCCATCGGTGGGATTGTTTGCGGTTATCACTTCGAAACCGTTGGCCATCAGAACCAGGGTAGTGGCATCTATAATATCCGGGTCGTCATCAATTATTGCTATGAGAGACATATCAGTCCTTTGCATTAATTTGTTGCTTTGTTTTGTTATATATGTTCCGGTCGGAATTTCCGACAAGTCACGGGAGACTTCTCCCGACTGGAACTGTCTGAATCAAAGAATAATAGTTCCGCAGTTATGATCTGTGCCCCGGTGGCACGCCCGACTTTATTGAAATTTATTTATTCACAACCTTTTCAGGAAGGAAAATCCTGAAGGTGCTCCCCTTCTCGTACTCACTCTCCGTCTCGATTTTACCTGAATAGTAATCGATCGTTTTCTTCACGATGGAAAGCCCGAGACCTGTACCATGAATTGATTTTGTAAATTCGTTTTTCGCTCTGAAGAAATCTGAAAAAAGCCTGCTCTTCTCCTCAGGTTTCAGGCCAATACCCGTGTCTCTTATCTCCAAAACAATGTATGCTCCCCTCTTTTGAAGGGAGACGAAGACCTGACCATTTTCCTTGTTATACTTGATCGCATTGCTTGTCAGGTTGGTTATCACTCTCTCAATTTCAAGGCGGTCAGCTTCAATGGCATATGAAGTGTCTCCTTTTGTGTAATTGATCGTCACATTCTTTTTCTTCGCCTCAAACTCCATCATCTGAATGGTATCTGTGAGAAGAGCGTCCAGATCTATTTTGATAATCTCCCTCTTCACCGTGTTCAGCTCAATCCGGGAAATATCAAGAAGATCGTTCACCATCGTCAAAAGACTGCGAAGACGGCTTGTACTCCTGTTCAGGAAGTCCTGTCGTTGCTCGTCAGTGATTTTCATTTTTGGATTGCTTAGAATGTCGAGGAAGCCGATGGTAGCCGCAACGGGAGCTTTGAGCTCATGAGATACCATCGAAACGAATTGCGATTTGAGGTTTTCTATCTGCTTAAACTGAGTGATGTTCTTTGCTACAACTACAATTCCCGCCGTCTTTTTCTTTTCATTGTCGGGAATTGGTGAACAGGAAACTTCGACGAACATTTCCGGTTGAGTTGACAGTTTCAACTGGACCGATTCACTTACATCTTCAAAGACTTCCCGGTTGATCATTCTTGTGGCGATTTCCCGTACTTCCTCCGGTAATACTTCAAGTATCCGTTCTGCCAGAAGTATCTCATCCAGATCGAGTAATCTCAAAGCAGCAGGGTTATAATAAACCATTTCACCGAACTGGTTCATTACCAGTACACCGTCAGCAAGAAGATTAATTATGGTATTAAGCCTGCTTCTCTCGAAAGCAAGCTCTAAAAGGCGGGCTTCACGGTCACGACGCAGTCTTTCAGCTTCAAGTATAAGCCTTCGTTTCTGCATCCCTTTTTCGATGTTGTGTATCAGTTCATCCGGGGTGAAAGGCTTTAATATGTAACCTTCTGCTCCAAGTTTTGTGGCTTCGACTGCAGTTTCATAACTTGCGTAGGCAGTTGCCATGAAACAGATGGTGTTGGGTCTTGCCAGACGAATTTCACGCAATACATCTATTCCGCTGACATCGGGCATTTTAAGGTCGAGGAGAGCGATATCGAAATCGCCCTCCGTCCCTTTTTTAATTCCTTCAACGCCATTCTCTGCAGTGTCCACTTCAAATCCTTCGATTTGAAGTATCCTTTTTACGCCATTACGAAGGTAATCTTCGTCGTCAACCAAGAGTATCCTGGCAGGGCTGTCTGAATCTTCCACCCTGTTATCTCCGGATTAACCTGCTTGTTTTTCGTAAAAATCGGATATCCTGCTTAAGATATCTTCGAGAACGACCGGTTTGTTTAGGATGTCGTCTGCGTTGATCCACTCCTGCTCTTCCTGAGTCATTGAATCGAATTGCATCCCTGTCTGGTTTGCAACTGCCGTTACGATGTAAACAGGCATCTTTTTACCATGTGGATGCCTCTTGATCTTGTGAGCCAGGATAAAACCTGAATCATATTCTTCCATCATCAAATCGATGACCGCACAAGCCGGTTTGAATGTCAGGAACTTTTCGTAACCGTCGTTACTTGTTTCGGCTGTTTCAACAGTAAATCCTTCAGCCTCAAAAAGAAGCCTGTTTTGCTCAAGTATGTCTATATCGTCATCAACCAGTAATATTTTTTTTTCGTAGTCCATTTTATACCTTCATATGTTTAAGTACTGTTTTTTCGGGAGTCGAATATGAAATTCGGTTCCTTTCCCCTCTTCACTCGTAAAGTTGATATCACCTTTGTGCATTTTCATGATACCATAGGCGATCGCCAACCCGAGTCCGGTCCCTTTACCGGCTTCCTTAGTAGTGAAAAAAGGAGTAAACAGTTTGCTGTGATTCTCTTTTTTTATTCCTTCTCCGGTGTCAGCAACAAACAGTTTGATGCTCTCACCCAAATCCTCAAATCTGATATTGATCTTTTTTACAGGAGCATTTCTTAGTGCGTCAGTTGCATTAATCAGGAGATTGGTTAACACCTGCTCTATCTGATCCTTGTCTCCCTGTATTACCATTGCAGCCAAAGGAAGCTCCGCTTTAACTTCAATCCCATCCAGCTTCCCGGTCACCGATAATTTTTTAACAAGATTCTTTATCTCTGCAAATATATCGAAAGTTGAGACATTTAGCTTGCCTTGCCTTGCAAAATTTAGAAGATTGGCAACAATATTTTTACATCTGTTTGCCTCACCCATGATCATTTCGAGGTCCCCGGTAATATCCGCTTCTATTTTATGCTTCTCACAAAGTTTCTTCAACAATCCGGCATAAACCATAATTGTCCCCAGTGGATTGTTGATCTCATGAGCCACCCCGGCAGCCAGTTGTCCGATTGATGCGAGTTTTTCCGCTGAATGAAGTGCGGCTTCGGTCTCATGCAGGTTGTCATATGCATCCCGTATCTCATCAAGGAGGTGTGGCAGACACATCTCTTTTTCGCTGAGTCCTTTGGCAATCGCTATCGCAAAATCCCTGCAGGTATTATACCCGCATGCACCACAATTTAATTCATCCCTCTTCCGGTTTATTCCAAATGTGGAGAGAATTTCATTAATTTTCTCTTCATCAGGTTCGGGTCTTCTCTGACTTGTTTTGACAAAATTCCTGCCGAAGTCGATATCCCTGCTGTTGAAAATATTGCTTTTCCACACCTTTTTATCCACCTGCTTCATATCTTTCTTTATGAACTCGATTACCTTCTCCCGCTTGGAATAGTAGTTCAAATCACTGTCGATTGCAGGTCCCGAAATGCAGCCTTCGCAGAAAAGGATGTCAACGAACCTTGCATTGATATTCTTCGCTGCAATCTCGTCAATAATTTCGATCACTTTTTTTCTCCCCTCCACTACCACGATCTCATCATCAAGTACATCCCCGGGAAGGTCTGTCGATTTCAAAAGCCCTCCTGCAAGAGGAAATGCCTTTCCCAGCGCCGCTCTCGGCGGATCGAATGGTATTGTTTCCAAATCGGAGAAAACTATATTTTCCCTCAAAAACATCTGCTTCAGCTCACTAAAGGTCAGTACGGTATCGATAACATTTTCCACCGGGTCGTCTGTGAATTCATCTTTTTTCGCGACACACGGCCCGATAAAAACAATTTTTGTATTCTCCCCTTTCTCCTTTTTAAGATACCTGCCGAGTGCTATCATGGGCGACACTATTCCCGCAAGGTTTTGAACCAGCTCAGGATAGTATTTTTGAATGTAGTTGAAGACAGCGGGACAGGCTGTACTAATCACCGGCTTTACTTCCGCATTCATTACTGCATCAATATAGTCGCTTCCTACCAGATCGGCACCAAATGCTGTCTCAACGACTGTGTCAAATCCAAGTCGCTTCAGAGCTGCGGGTATTTTTTCGTAATCATTGGGGAAGGATGCCGCGAAGGATGGGGCTACAATGGCAATGCGTTCAGACTGAATATCTGATAGCACTTCACTGTATGTTTCTTCGATGTTGCTGATGATGCATTTGGCGTGCTGAGAGCATACCACCAC
Proteins encoded in this window:
- a CDS encoding RsmB/NOP family class I SAM-dependent RNA methyltransferase; this encodes MKKIHKNLVEAVIKITTMTILENRYSDSVIYYVLKTNPKWGGRDRKFIAESSYEIIRHLRLLAYAASTGTENEEQIRKIVTAYLFLNHQIDEVMLDGTGLKKEKLLQRFEEGKQIRKIRESVPDWLDALGEQELGARWEKELIALNKQAEVIIRVNSLRTNKRYLTEKLAEQDIPVKENPAFPDALILENRKNIFLTDEFKKGFFEIQDASSQMVAYFTGVQPGMRVIDSCAGAGGKSLHLAAVMKNKGKILSLDIEDKKLFELKKRAKRNGVSIIETRLIDSSKVIKRLSESADLVLLDVPCSGLGVLKRNPDAKWKLKKERIEELIKTQEEILSLHSTMVKKGGTLVYVTCSILPSENERQIKKFLATRKDEFELVESKSISPADSGFDGFYMAKLKKK
- a CDS encoding DUF3365 domain-containing protein; its protein translation is MRNLIVLTILTAFLLTGCIRKVEPKKDAALEAAKKEALSAANGYLKELKSILVKEMKSGGPEAALTVCSDTAQEFTNKYSREKSIDIRRVAFLNRNDKNVPDAGEMMWLKEFENMMKGSTFNKDTVLYRVEKNGNERTLHLVKPILLSEECVVCHGTEEQIPEGIKKILAEKYPDDKAVNFKPGDLRGAVSVKLKIK
- the mraZ gene encoding division/cell wall cluster transcriptional repressor MraZ → MFKGHFLHTLDSKNRISIPSKLKKFISPAAENTLVLTKGVGLDEVGHCIDLYPKDLFAKIEDNLSKLNQYNKSHARFIRIFLHSAEEQTMDGQSRVIIPPHLLEYSKIEKEVLVLGSLNRIEFWNPAIYEQYEKASVDSFENIAENVMQINGQVS
- a CDS encoding M15 family metallopeptidase, producing the protein MAYYPLFLLSVFLFSITISQQPTVAVAQPGKVKTESVDTSDLFLKSELESMVKLKLITNKQKEKLSEILKAVEVEYLDTNSVRQKGWLITHKDVAQTISKIFKQLADSGFIIERIEPMSKYKWSDSSSMANNNTSCFNYRLVSGTRSISKHANGLAIDINPFWNPFVSGKHISPKGAKYDIKRPGTIHKKSFIYKIFKENGWTWGGEWIPYQDYQHFFYDKIRVKSF
- a CDS encoding iron hydrogenase small subunit gives rise to the protein MKHLKTSRAPMSHKTFVPKAPENTETIGGTVSVQINSKTMNVPFGTTILEACQMADIHIPTLCNHDDLGIGGHCRLCLVDVEGMRTLQASCSYPITAPLKVKTSTIAVRKARKHIMELLLSEHVGECYACVKNGNCELQTLAKEMGVDSFTFGHETVSKFDVDRSSFSVVRDMDKCVNCRRCVRTCIDLQEVGTLDVIGRGPHTHISTFMEKPLADVVCINCGQCINRCPTGALYANDPSDEIFRAIEDPTKHVVIQTAPSPRAAIGEEFGLEPGTSVTKQLNTALKRVGFDKVFDTNFTADLTIMEEGTELLTRLKKAIVDGDTDVKLPQFTSCSPGWVKYIEHFYPEYLDHLSSAKSPQQMFGAIIKTFYAEQAGVDPADVVSVALMPCSAKKFECNRPEMNASGYKDVDYGLTAREMAKMIKEAGMMVPSLPKSEFDDPFGIGSGAGLIFGATGGVMEAALRTAYELITGREVPFDKLRIEAVRGFEGIKQSSVVLEGCVPDWAFLEGVELKFLVAHGTANAKKVMEMLKAGELYDVHFIEIMACPGGCLGGGGMPVPTNEKIRKARAKAIYQEEEELPIRKSHENTHVAEFYARFIPEGPCSHKSHELLHTHYTKRGKFIV
- the rsmH gene encoding 16S rRNA (cytosine(1402)-N(4))-methyltransferase RsmH, encoding MDKFHSPVLLKESVEYLITDKDGAYFDGTFGFGGHTKRFLEKLDSDAIIIGTDLDQTVFNKSMEEFSTDSRVRLYNFNFTKIGIAARLEQVDAFSGIFADLGVSSYQLDESDEGFSYRVTAPLDLRMSKSEGKPASAIVNNAEPEELARIFREYGEEIQSGFLAKLIVKQRQIKPFKTTTDLAKLLETVTPQRFLFKRLSRVFQALRIEVNGELDSLKEFLKESITLLKPGGRIVILTYHSLEDRIVKEFFREEEKGCICPPNFPVCICNKKPSLKILTKKPVSPSVAEVEANRRARSGKLRAAEKI